One Algoriphagus sp. Y33 genomic window, TGATTTAGCCCTCTCATTGTTTTTACTGCAAAATTATTTTACCTTTGCGTCGTATTCGAAAGTTTCTGGAGGGGACACCATATGGTCCCCTCTTTCATTATGCATACTATGACTGAATTGAAACAAGCTATCGAAGAGATTGTAGAGAAGCATCTTCCGGATGAAAGTCATTTCATTGTAGAGGTGAAAATGTCTGAGAAATCAGGCAAAAAGCTTCTCAACATCCTTTTGGACGCTGATGAAGGGGTGACTATCCAAGCTTGCGCTAAGCTAAGCAGGGCTGTTTCGGAAGAGCTGGAGGCAAAAGATATGATGCCTGAAGCTTATATTCTGGAGGTCTCTTCCCCAGGGCTGGATTTTCCTTTGAGTAGTAGGAGACAATTTCAGAAAAATATCAACAGGGAGCTAAAGATTTCTTTGAACTCGGGTGAAGAAATTCAGGGCAAACTACTTGAAGTGACAGAAACCGGTGTGAAAGTACTGGTGAAAAAGAAAAAGGAAAAAGGCAAAAAAGCCACAGAAGAGGAGGTATCTCTTCCTTTTGAAGAGATGAAGAAATCAATTGTACAAGTATCTTTTAAATAAATAAAATGGATGCCAAAGTCTTAATAGAATCCTTCGCTGAATTTGCGAGATCTAAAAATGTGGATCGACCTACAATGATCCGTATCTTGGAAGATGTGTTCAGGGCAATGATTCGCAAGAAGTTTGAAACTGATGAAAACTTCGATGTGACCATTAACGCTGATCAAGGTGACCTTGAGATATTCCGTATCCGTGAAATTGTTGACGACAATTCTGAGGATATTTGGGATTTTGATAAAATCAGTTTTACAGAAGCACGTAAGATTGAGCCGGATTTTGAAA contains:
- the rimP gene encoding ribosome maturation factor RimP yields the protein MTELKQAIEEIVEKHLPDESHFIVEVKMSEKSGKKLLNILLDADEGVTIQACAKLSRAVSEELEAKDMMPEAYILEVSSPGLDFPLSSRRQFQKNINRELKISLNSGEEIQGKLLEVTETGVKVLVKKKKEKGKKATEEEVSLPFEEMKKSIVQVSFK